CAGGAAGGTGGAATCGGCGCGGAGGAAGGCGGTGACAATCCACCAATTGAATCAGGTCACCAGCGACgagcagaagaagaaggcgATCTGAGAGAAGACTAGAGAGAACCAGACAccgaagaagaggaaggaggagatgtGGAATGAGACGTCTACCGCGATGGGTTTGCTGTTTCGATGTAATTTTCAGAAAAGGAGGAGGACAGAATTGGCAGTTCTCCAAATTTTCATTAAACTCTACTGTTCATGCTCCGTGTTTTCACAAAGTAGGTCTTCAAAAGCTACAAATTGTAGCTTCCTAAATTCAGCTTTATGGAGAAGcaatttcactcaaaagcagcTTTTAGagattttaccaaacaccacGTTCTTGgtccaaaagcagaagcagtcCCAAAAGCACCTCaggaatcaatcccaaactaagccctAAAAGCATTGCTCGCTTCTTGAGGATAGGAACCGATCCAaacaatttttgaagatttttaATGACTGAGATTAACCAAAACGTCTATTAGAAAATTGGCTTATCGGAAGATGTGACTGAATGAgataaatggaaagaaataacTGAACTAGGTGATGAAATTCTCGAACAATGTTTCAGATTCTGCAAGAAGTATCAAGCTAGAGTTTACCATTGATGTAGTGAATCAAGACTTTTGAAGCACCTTTAACAGGATTCATGGAGTAGCCTGCTATTCGAGCTTTGCGAAGCCCTTGAATAAAGCCTTCAGCAAGAAGGATATGACTCGAAGCTGGATTTGAGAAAAAGTAGAGAATGCCAAGCTCAATAAGCAATTGTGCTACttattgtttaaaaaaaaaaaaagtaaagcaGTTGTGCTACATGGTGCTCAAGGTCTCCGAGATGATGCCCCCAAAACAGAGTCTGAACTCACTTGAAGAATTATTAGCCATATGCACTTAACAAAGATACAGGAAATCTTAACAATCTCCACATTTTCTGAAAGATAACTAGCTTTTATGAACCGACTATCTCAATACACACAACTAATGAACTGCATAAAAAACAATCACACATTTTAAAGATCGTCTCTATAGAGAGTATTGATCGATCATTGTATTTTGAATCATACAACTATTCAAACGGTATCAAACATTTAACCGTCAAAATATTATTAAGCCAATTTGAGACTTTTATTCTACTTATTGTAAGACCATTTCATGGTCATGAGTCATGACTTGGATTATACACTGCCTATAACTTTAGAACTGTATCCAGTCTTGTCATCTTCAAACCTATCATAGAGCATGATACCTCCATACTTGGGAGACTTCTTAACAAAAGGCAACACTTGGTTTATCAGATCAGCTGTAGGCACATAACCATCAACTGCTCTAGAAGCTGGAAGCCCAACAAAGAATTGATTGGCTTGTATAGATGATGTCCACTTATTCCAAGAGTTCCTAAAGGCATTGGGATTGCTAGAGGTGAACTCACATTGTGCCTTTGGATTGTTGTAGAATTGAACCCAAACATAGTCAAATAAGCCAGTGGACAATGCACCATTTACATACTTGTCAGGAAATGGGCACTGCGGTGCTGCTCCTAAGTACACTTTCCTCCCTCTTTGGCTATATTGAGACAACTTCCTAGCAAGCGCATCATAGTGGGGTCCGCCTTTCTCAATGTCGAAATCTACCCCGTCCAAAACGGCGTCGCCTAGAGGCCTTGAGCTCGATTGACCTCCCAAGAAGTTATTCCATATGTAGTCAGCTACTTTCCCAGCATCGGCATCTGATGATAGTCCATAATTCCCACCAGCACCGCCAATGGAAAGGAGGACCTTGATGCCTTTGTTTTGGCAATTTTTGATGCCTGTGCTCACTTTTACGCAACCATTTGATCTTGGATCGCAGTGACCGGCTAAATTGATCTGAGGTGTTTGGCCATTGCCATACTGTGAGAGGAATGCTATGTTTACGATACGATATCTGCCTGTGTCACATGCTGCTGTGAGTGGGCCTTCTCCCCCATTTTGGCCCCAGTAAACTACAATGGATCCGGCGTAAGAGTTTGAGACAAAGATATGGAGGATTACTAGTAAGACAGTGAGAGCTTGGGAGCAAGACTCGGTGGACATGGCAGCCATATTTGCTCTCTGATGAATTTGGTATTTAGGTGCTTATTTATAAACTTGATATGGTTTTTGAGAGATCTAGCGAGAGTTCTTAGTCAATTAATTTTTTAAGTGTACGTTCTTCATTCTTAGTCAACTCTATGAACGTGGCTTGCTTAATTTCTGGCCAAACAAATTGCACTCCAGCTGTGTGATTTGTACCTCTAGTGTGACAAATTTGTCCTCACAGATAAGACCCAAAGTTTTGAGGTCGAATTTTCTCTGCATCCGTTAATCACGTAAAGAACTTTCAACTAGTAAATATATGAGAAGTTCGTTTTGGCAGGTCATGAATCAAAACCACAACTAGTTACCTAGAAATATGCAATAACATTACAAAGACATATTGAATATGTGATGGAACAATTGCAAACAATTTGCTTATTAATAcaacacaaaaagaaagaacataACTTCGGTTACaatataaaaaagagaaaaattcagtcaccgtccccaaactatgatgccaaggccaatttgatatccgaactctcaaaagtatcaatgtgatacccaaagacatattttgatatcaacgtgatacttccgtcaaaaattCATAACGGCTCCGTTATttgatgacgtggcaagcacatggggacaaaaaaagaagttaaatgACCAACttacccttttgtttttgttaattcatttttatttttatttttatttttcttttcatttcttcttctacttcttcttcttcttctgttctaACTCAGCCGCAACCTCCGAAGCAAGCTCCGCCACCAGCCACCAACCACTCACCCCAAAATGAATTCCGATTTCTGCCTCGAATGTGAGCTCAGCCCCGACCACAGTTACAGCCCCCAACATCAAGAATCTCACATTACATGCAAATGCAGCAATTTGACAACTTCTAATCCAattcaaattaagaaaacaagaacaaacaatgTCTGAAAACAAGAATAAACAATTCAACTTCTAATCCAAAATTTCAATCTCCCATCTCCACTCCCAAAATTGGAATCCCACCTGAAAACTTTCACGGTCAATCtcctcatcatcacttccattaCCTATCTGCTCTGCACCACTTATCTCACCTTCTTCAAGTTCACAAGCCTCCTCATTGCCCTCCTTCTCCGCCTCCGCCTTCACATTCCCTTCTCCATCCTTCTCCTCATCCTCctcatcactctctctctctcatcctcctcctcctcatcactAGAGCTACTACTCGAAGAAGATGCTGCTACTGATGAACTCTCACTCTCCAAATCCAAACTTTTGCTCTCAATCCCACTCTCCATTTTGCTCTTCACACCCTCCACACCTTCGATTTTGGTCTCCAAATCCTCACTCACTTCATTCCCACTATCAAGAACCAAACTTTCTTCATTCCCTCCAACCAAACTAACCTTCCCCAACTCTTCTTCAATAGAACTCCTCAAATTTTCTGAAACTTCAGACTTCACGTTCACCACACTACCAAGCCCACAATCAATTAGGTCGGACCCATTAACGATTTGGCCTCCACCACAGAACCACGCTCACAGTCAATTGGCTCGTCGTCGCCCTCTCGGTTATCGCCAAATTAGAATCCTCCCCAATCAAACCAGACGAGAGCTTCGTCCTTATCTCATCAATCCCCCCCACATACACATTCACCAAGTCGCCTCCCTTTGTAATCGTCTGCAAATCCGACGTCGTACCGGCGCCAGAGCTTGAAGTCTGAGGTGAGCTGCGCAGTGGGCTCGACACCGGCATTGAGGGCGAATTTGTCGGGGTTTTGATGGTGACGTCGACGTTGCCGTAGAGGCCGTGGGCGGTGAAGATGGTGATCATGAGATGAGGATGAGATATGATGTGTAAGGACCAGATTTAGGAGGAAGCGGCcatggtggagagagagagaaagaagagaggaTCAGAttgccgggggggggggggggggggggaagagagagagatcttttttttttttttaaattaattaattagtagagAAAGACAATATTACCCCTGATAAAAATATTACAtaggacccacgtgcttgccacgtcagcaaacagacggccCCGTTAGAAATTTTTGACGGAAATATCACGTTGATATCAAAAtatgtctttgggtatcacattgatacttttgagagttcgagtatcaaattggccttggcagcatagtttggggacagtaactgaatttttctccataaaaaataataattaaaagaaaacttgTATTACAATATTGATTTTGGCCCCAACGATATTGAGTTTTGTGAGTCTAGACCTTACAGAGAGTTAGGGCCGGGGTTGGGAAGTATAGGTCGGTGCCAATATTAAGAGGGCATcagggtgtattgtatttggatttgtgcagactttttttaaatgacagactttttgaaaagtccacagactctttaaaaagttgatagact
This portion of the Rosa chinensis cultivar Old Blush chromosome 1, RchiOBHm-V2, whole genome shotgun sequence genome encodes:
- the LOC112181858 gene encoding acidic endochitinase; the protein is MAAMSTESCSQALTVLLVILHIFVSNSYAGSIVVYWGQNGGEGPLTAACDTGRYRIVNIAFLSQYGNGQTPQINLAGHCDPRSNGCVKVSTGIKNCQNKGIKVLLSIGGAGGNYGLSSDADAGKVADYIWNNFLGGQSSSRPLGDAVLDGVDFDIEKGGPHYDALARKLSQYSQRGRKVYLGAAPQCPFPDKYVNGALSTGLFDYVWVQFYNNPKAQCEFTSSNPNAFRNSWNKWTSSIQANQFFVGLPASRAVDGYVPTADLINQVLPFVKKSPKYGGIMLYDRFEDDKTGYSSKVIGSV